Within Vicia villosa cultivar HV-30 ecotype Madison, WI linkage group LG1, Vvil1.0, whole genome shotgun sequence, the genomic segment CCAATTAATTTTCTGTACATCAAAACAAACTCATAGACATCCTTTTCATCCGACAGAAATTTGGACACACTTTCTCTCTCCAAACACCTCTTTCCCCATTCAATGAGTTTTGGACACTCTAACTTCAATTTGCCCACAGCCTCATAAGTTGAAAACCATTTATAAAATGGAATTATTGCAATATCAAGAAACCCAAATGTGTCTCCCCCAAAATATAGGTTTTCCCCAAGAACctcttctatttttttcaaattctctATCAACTCCTTCTTTTCTTTCTCAAGTTCATCCACCTTTCCAGTCCATATCTTCTTTGCAACCTCATGCACCTGCATATTCAACATAAAATTTGTtgttgttaagaagtgtggttgggcctaactcaaccctacaaaaccggcttgtagggtgaggattgcccccacttataaggacatgttcaagccatatattgtccaatgtgggactcttaacacaccccctcacgcccaggactagacaactggagcgtggcgggtggcccgatagcggaaaccatagaaggtggcccaccggatcttaaacgaggctctgataccatgttaagaagtgtggttaggcctaactcaac encodes:
- the LOC131630239 gene encoding probable glutathione S-transferase, translated to MGQEVVLLGYHLSMFVVRVKIALAEKGVKYEYKEEDLVHTKSELLLQMNPVHKKVPVLIHSGKPISESRIILEYIDEVWKDQTPLLSTDPYQRAHARFWADFFDNKVHEVAKKIWTGKVDELEKEKKELIENLKKIEEVLGENLYFGGDTFGFLDIAIIPFYKWFSTYEAVGKLKLECPKLIEWGKRCLERESVSKFLSDEKDVYEFVLMYRKLIGLD